A genomic segment from Rickettsia endosymbiont of Lasioglossum villosulum encodes:
- the nusB gene encoding transcription antitermination factor NusB has product MSSNKINKKSIARIAAIQAIYQHMLRNNDNIDDIIENVLSFYRNDTSMTDSPIKISLTISHFKMLVKLVFENIDKIDEIISNHLVNDKNQNHIPILLQALLRSGICELLFFPDIPTKVIINEYTDIANDMLNDHEIGFVNSILDKIAHENKRFYDK; this is encoded by the coding sequence CAAATAAAATCAATAAGAAGTCGATTGCACGTATTGCAGCAATACAAGCTATATATCAACATATGTTACGGAACAATGATAATATAGATGATATAATAGAAAATGTACTTTCTTTTTATCGCAACGATACTTCTATGACTGATTCACCCATAAAAATATCACTAACTATAAGCCATTTTAAAATGTTGGTAAAGTTGGTATTTGAAAATATTGATAAAATAGATGAAATTATAAGTAATCATCTGGTAAATGATAAAAACCAAAATCACATACCTATTTTGCTACAGGCTTTATTACGCAGTGGTATATGTGAATTATTATTTTTTCCAGATATACCTACTAAAGTAATAATTAATGAATACACAGATATAGCAAATGATATGCTAAATGATCACGAAATAGGCTTTGTTAATTCTATATTAGATAAAATAGCACACGAAAATAAAAGATTTTATGACAAATAA
- a CDS encoding RlmE family RNA methyltransferase, which yields MTNNLSGYRNKFVRVKTSKKRTVSSSNWLRRQLNDPYVAKARIEGFRSRAAYKLLEIHEKFKIFTPNMKVVDLGAAPGGWSQVASKLIKATDGNLKNKIISVDLLEIEPIPGVESFQKDFFEKDTEELIIQALKGKADIVLSDMASNTIGHKTTDHIRTLLLCEQAFEFALKVLNPSGHFIAKIFRGGAENELLNKVKREFSTVKHFKPSSSRKESTEIYLVALNKK from the coding sequence ATGACAAATAATTTAAGTGGTTATAGAAATAAGTTTGTTAGAGTTAAGACTTCTAAAAAACGCACTGTTTCTTCTAGTAACTGGCTAAGGCGTCAGTTAAATGATCCTTATGTTGCAAAAGCACGTATTGAAGGCTTTAGATCAAGAGCTGCATATAAACTCCTTGAGATTCATGAAAAATTTAAAATTTTCACCCCAAATATGAAAGTAGTTGATTTAGGGGCAGCCCCAGGGGGATGGAGTCAAGTAGCTTCTAAGCTCATTAAAGCTACGGATGGTAATTTAAAAAATAAAATAATTTCAGTCGATTTACTTGAAATCGAACCAATTCCTGGAGTAGAGTCTTTTCAAAAAGATTTCTTTGAAAAAGATACTGAAGAATTGATTATACAAGCTTTAAAAGGCAAGGCTGATATAGTATTGAGTGATATGGCATCAAATACTATAGGTCACAAAACTACCGATCATATAAGAACTCTGCTTTTATGCGAGCAAGCTTTTGAGTTTGCTTTAAAAGTCTTAAACCCTTCCGGTCATTTTATTGCTAAAATCTTTCGTGGTGGGGCTGAAAATGAGCTTTTAAACAAAGTGAAACGTGAATTCTCTACTGTCAAACATTTTAAACCATCATCCAGCCGCAAAGAATCAACAGAAATTTACCTAGTTGCTCTAAATAAGAAATGA
- a CDS encoding DUF2674 domain-containing protein, whose product MENPTQKFISFSEHKADIERIKQAIEEGWAIVKLVPNKGRFIGLLEKISHAEDDETVYIPPRKKILVN is encoded by the coding sequence ATGGAAAATCCAACACAAAAATTTATATCTTTTTCAGAACATAAAGCTGATATAGAGCGTATAAAACAAGCAATAGAAGAAGGCTGGGCAATAGTAAAACTAGTGCCTAATAAGGGACGTTTCATTGGTCTTTTGGAAAAAATTTCACATGCAGAAGATGATGAAACCGTATATATCCCGCCGAGAAAAAAAATATTAGTTAATTAA
- a CDS encoding tetratricopeptide repeat protein, with product MLSPSARKLLNEIALINNQSFSKEFLNCITSDKDHLDDDIYNISKFALITNIEPNEDNPTFEMHDVIAEKILKINGYTNNKESIDQVVTNYISSVPSSVVKARIFRNAKTVLGNIDIITKNAEKYDIPINVILGLKINLITQYINSLDLYSAQKLVDWFNENDSKGNFKLSKMDNDQKCDYASYLSLIGGYYRHLGNHHKSIEYDIRAKKVYEDIQGYNSYRCNINYTLALAYIELGQLEEAKNNIQIMEDMFNGGLVDKADIITLYSARARLFAMQGKYDDALEQINNTINTAVENGINPQDVFLSNIYLIKADILNNLGKYEEAYSQAQQIYDMNKLVKKENHLIFGRVFTQISKAKLGLGNAKEALEYAEKAKTIFISDTNRPNKEIITSPDTSLAKAFVAEGNALASLNKNDEAVEAYSTAENIYWNNYGENMKNVDEISIMYLNAAKASCHVPLRSFYKNFRDHQIKKFGEQHPKSIEILKLNCHNLNN from the coding sequence GTGTTAAGCCCTTCTGCTCGAAAATTACTAAATGAAATAGCTTTAATTAACAATCAAAGTTTTTCAAAAGAATTTTTAAATTGTATCACTTCGGATAAGGATCATTTAGATGACGACATTTATAATATTTCCAAATTTGCTTTAATCACTAATATTGAGCCAAATGAAGATAATCCCACATTTGAAATGCATGATGTCATAGCTGAGAAAATACTAAAAATTAATGGATATACTAACAATAAAGAATCTATTGACCAGGTCGTTACTAACTATATAAGTTCTGTACCTTCAAGCGTGGTAAAGGCACGTATTTTTAGAAACGCTAAAACAGTATTAGGTAACATAGATATAATCACAAAAAATGCAGAAAAATATGATATACCCATAAATGTAATTTTAGGACTAAAAATAAATTTGATAACACAATATATAAATTCTTTAGATTTATATAGTGCTCAAAAATTAGTAGATTGGTTTAATGAAAATGATAGTAAAGGTAATTTTAAATTATCAAAAATGGATAATGATCAAAAATGCGATTATGCCTCATATTTAAGTCTTATAGGTGGATATTATAGGCATCTTGGAAACCATCATAAATCAATTGAATATGATATAAGAGCTAAAAAAGTTTATGAGGATATTCAAGGATATAATTCTTACCGATGTAATATAAATTATACTTTGGCACTGGCATATATTGAACTCGGTCAGCTTGAAGAAGCAAAAAATAATATTCAAATTATGGAGGATATGTTTAACGGTGGGTTGGTTGATAAAGCCGATATTATAACTTTATATTCTGCAAGAGCTAGATTGTTCGCCATGCAAGGTAAATATGATGACGCACTAGAACAAATTAATAATACTATAAATACAGCTGTAGAGAATGGAATAAATCCTCAAGATGTATTTCTAAGCAATATATATCTTATTAAAGCAGATATATTAAATAACCTTGGTAAATATGAAGAAGCTTATTCTCAAGCACAACAAATATATGATATGAATAAGTTAGTTAAGAAAGAAAATCATCTAATATTTGGGCGTGTTTTTACTCAAATTTCAAAAGCAAAACTTGGTCTTGGAAATGCTAAAGAAGCACTAGAATATGCAGAAAAAGCTAAAACAATTTTTATTAGCGATACAAATAGACCTAATAAGGAAATTATTACATCACCGGATACAAGCTTGGCTAAAGCATTTGTTGCTGAAGGTAATGCACTAGCTAGCCTTAATAAAAATGATGAAGCAGTAGAAGCTTATAGCACAGCAGAAAATATATATTGGAATAACTATGGAGAAAATATGAAAAATGTAGACGAGATAAGTATTATGTACTTAAACGCTGCTAAAGCAAGCTGCCATGTACCTCTTAGATCTTTCTATAAAAACTTTCGTGATCATCAAATAAAAAAATTCGGAGAGCAGCATCCAAAAAGTATAGAAATACTAAAGCTCAATTGCCATAATTTAAATAATTAA
- a CDS encoding helix-turn-helix transcriptional regulator, giving the protein MSDTVLQKNLYKFIKERNIQITELERKAELKKNSVYNIIKGISRKPSAEILQTIADTLGVSIKDLYNPNIKVNDYLGQDDYILFQKILPEIIKTIKKLNLVVSETEFS; this is encoded by the coding sequence ATGTCAGATACAGTATTGCAAAAGAATTTATATAAATTCATAAAGGAACGTAATATTCAAATTACAGAACTTGAGAGAAAGGCAGAGCTAAAGAAAAATAGTGTTTATAACATTATTAAAGGTATATCCAGAAAACCTTCCGCAGAGATTCTACAAACAATAGCTGATACTTTAGGTGTTTCAATTAAGGATTTATATAATCCTAATATTAAAGTTAATGATTACCTTGGTCAAGATGATTATATCTTATTTCAAAAAATCTTGCCTGAGATAATAAAAACAATAAAAAAATTAAATCTAGTAGTTTCTGAAACAGAATTTTCTTAA
- a CDS encoding DHA2 family efflux MFS transporter permease subunit gives MSNDNSQATPPLSKQQLFTFFGMVVGMFMSVLDIQIVASSLSVIAAGLAASSDELSWVQTSYLIAEVIIIPITGFLARLLSTRISYFVAALGFTIMSVLCSLATNIESMIIFRALQGFFGGAMIPTVFSTVFIIFPPSQRPKITILIGLVVTVAPTLGPTLGGYITEILSWHFMFLLNVIPGIFVCSVVFLYGHFDKPNYNLLKNFDFLGIAIMVLTLGLLQYVLEEGNKKGWLEDNLILFLSIAVALGFILLIIRELTFINPILDLKTFLYKDFTFGCLYSFVMGIGLYGAVYILPLFLFTIAGYDTLQIGATMMVTGIAQFLSAPLAGRMLGAGVDLRLMLIIGLGGFALGCHLNSFLTPDSKFAEFVLPQFVRGLSLMFCFIPTNNIALGNMPREKVGNASGLYNLTRNLGGAVGLAVISTILTNDTKIFMQYLSENIPSTSIMAMEQLDSYTALLSGKVFNPEKASYLLLANKINTDAFVIAINNIFNMIALLFILIMLLIPFTSNIKLSGNTNAH, from the coding sequence ATGTCAAACGATAATTCTCAAGCTACCCCTCCTCTTTCTAAGCAACAATTATTTACTTTTTTTGGTATGGTTGTTGGTATGTTTATGTCAGTGCTTGACATCCAAATTGTTGCAAGCTCACTATCCGTAATAGCAGCAGGACTTGCGGCTTCAAGTGATGAGCTTTCTTGGGTTCAAACATCTTATTTAATAGCTGAAGTTATCATAATTCCGATTACGGGATTCTTAGCAAGATTACTTTCCACTAGAATTTCTTACTTTGTTGCAGCTCTTGGCTTTACGATTATGAGCGTATTATGCTCACTTGCAACGAATATTGAATCAATGATTATCTTTAGAGCGTTACAAGGATTTTTTGGCGGTGCTATGATACCAACAGTTTTTAGTACTGTTTTTATAATTTTTCCACCATCACAACGCCCTAAAATTACTATATTAATTGGGCTTGTTGTAACAGTAGCACCAACTTTAGGTCCAACACTTGGAGGATATATTACAGAAATTTTATCATGGCATTTTATGTTTTTGTTGAATGTTATACCTGGTATTTTTGTATGTAGCGTAGTTTTTTTATATGGGCATTTTGATAAACCAAATTATAACTTATTGAAAAATTTTGATTTCCTTGGTATAGCAATTATGGTCTTGACTCTTGGTTTACTACAATATGTTTTAGAAGAAGGTAATAAAAAAGGCTGGCTGGAGGATAATTTAATATTATTTTTAAGTATTGCGGTAGCTTTAGGATTTATTTTGCTAATAATCAGAGAATTAACTTTTATAAACCCGATTTTAGATTTAAAAACATTTCTCTATAAAGATTTTACGTTTGGCTGTCTCTACTCTTTTGTTATGGGTATAGGATTATATGGAGCAGTATATATATTACCATTATTCTTATTTACCATAGCAGGTTATGATACGTTGCAGATCGGTGCTACTATGATGGTAACGGGAATAGCACAATTTTTATCAGCACCACTAGCTGGAAGAATGCTAGGAGCGGGCGTAGATTTACGGCTAATGCTGATTATAGGGCTTGGAGGCTTTGCACTTGGATGTCATTTAAATAGCTTTCTAACACCTGATTCTAAATTTGCCGAATTTGTATTACCGCAATTTGTCAGAGGGCTTTCTTTAATGTTTTGCTTCATACCAACTAATAATATTGCTCTTGGTAATATGCCAAGGGAAAAAGTAGGGAATGCAAGCGGTCTTTATAACCTCACTCGTAACCTTGGAGGAGCGGTAGGACTAGCAGTAATTAGTACTATACTAACTAATGATACTAAAATTTTTATGCAATATCTATCGGAAAACATCCCCTCCACTTCTATAATGGCAATGGAGCAATTAGATTCATACACCGCATTATTAAGCGGAAAAGTATTTAATCCAGAAAAAGCCTCATATTTATTATTGGCTAATAAAATAAATACGGATGCATTTGTAATTGCAATAAATAATATATTTAATATGATAGCGTTATTATTTATACTTATAATGCTGCTAATTCCTTTCACTTCAAATATCAAGCTATCAGGAAACACCAATGCCCACTAA
- a CDS encoding monovalent cation/H+ antiporter subunit E: MPTKISIILYFPWLFWEICKSAFSVIKIIWQRNIVVEPVFEWVDAEGLKDIGEIIYSNSITLTPGTVTLDINNNMLLVHALDKSSIDDLHNGKMIKKIKRILRI; the protein is encoded by the coding sequence ATGCCCACTAAAATTTCAATTATATTATATTTTCCTTGGTTATTTTGGGAAATATGCAAGTCAGCTTTTTCAGTTATTAAAATAATTTGGCAAAGAAATATAGTTGTAGAACCAGTTTTTGAATGGGTTGATGCAGAAGGATTAAAAGATATCGGTGAAATAATATATAGTAACTCAATTACTTTAACCCCTGGTACAGTGACATTAGATATAAATAATAATATGTTATTAGTGCATGCACTCGATAAATCATCGATTGATGATTTACACAATGGTAAAATGATTAAAAAAATTAAAAGAATTTTGAGGATATGA
- the pyrH gene encoding UMP kinase, whose amino-acid sequence MTSNLKYKRVLLKVSGEALMGDKQFGHEYDTIKKIAGDIKELIDLGVEVAIVVGGGNIYRGINAALVGMDRASADYIGMLATVINALTLQNVMESLDIYTRVLSAIPMMSVCEPYIRRRAKRHMEKGRVVIFAGGTGNPFCTTDSAAVLRAIEMNCDVLLKATQVDGVYDSDPKKNPNAKKYFTINYKNVITNNLQVMDLAAIAVARENKLPIRVFSIKEKGNIAKVVQDQGEYTTIEE is encoded by the coding sequence ATGACATCAAATTTAAAATATAAACGGGTTTTGTTGAAAGTTTCAGGTGAAGCTTTAATGGGTGATAAGCAATTTGGTCATGAATATGACACAATAAAAAAGATTGCTGGAGACATTAAAGAACTTATTGATTTAGGAGTAGAAGTTGCCATCGTAGTTGGCGGCGGAAATATTTATCGCGGGATTAATGCAGCATTAGTTGGTATGGATCGAGCATCAGCCGATTATATAGGTATGCTCGCAACTGTTATTAATGCTTTAACACTGCAAAATGTTATGGAAAGCCTAGACATCTATACAAGAGTTCTATCGGCTATTCCAATGATGAGCGTATGCGAGCCATATATTCGTCGCAGAGCTAAAAGACATATGGAAAAAGGTCGAGTAGTAATTTTTGCCGGTGGCACTGGTAATCCGTTTTGTACAACCGATAGTGCAGCAGTACTACGTGCAATAGAAATGAATTGCGATGTTTTGCTAAAAGCAACGCAAGTTGATGGGGTATATGATTCTGATCCGAAAAAAAATCCGAATGCTAAAAAATATTTCACTATTAACTATAAAAATGTTATAACTAACAACCTGCAAGTTATGGATTTAGCAGCTATAGCAGTTGCAAGAGAAAATAAGCTACCTATAAGGGTATTTTCAATAAAAGAAAAAGGTAACATTGCTAAGGTAGTTCAAGATCAAGGGGAATATACTACAATCGAAGAGTAG
- the frr gene encoding ribosome recycling factor, translating into MDKVTLKKNLQEKMDKALKVLDHELKGLRTGRASVNLLDSVTVEAYGDRMPLLQVASLTTPDARTINVQVWDKSMVSSVEKAITVANLGLTPSSDGQLIRLPIPALTEERRKELAKLAHKYGEDTKISLRNIRRDGNEELKKMEKDNIIAKDEHHSLAEQVQKLTDEYSSKVDSAIKQKEQEIMTV; encoded by the coding sequence ATGGATAAAGTAACTCTTAAGAAAAATTTACAAGAAAAAATGGATAAGGCTTTAAAAGTTTTAGATCATGAGCTTAAAGGGCTTCGTACTGGTAGAGCTTCAGTTAATTTACTTGATAGCGTAACTGTAGAAGCTTATGGCGATAGAATGCCACTCTTACAAGTTGCCTCTCTGACAACTCCAGATGCACGAACAATTAACGTGCAGGTCTGGGATAAATCTATGGTATCATCAGTAGAAAAAGCAATTACAGTAGCAAATCTTGGTTTAACTCCATCATCAGATGGGCAATTAATTAGACTACCTATACCAGCTTTAACGGAAGAAAGACGTAAAGAACTTGCAAAACTTGCTCATAAATATGGTGAAGATACTAAAATTTCATTGCGTAATATTAGAAGAGACGGCAATGAAGAACTTAAAAAAATGGAAAAAGATAATATTATAGCAAAAGATGAACATCATAGTTTAGCAGAACAGGTACAAAAACTAACTGATGAATATAGTAGCAAAGTTGATTCGGCGATAAAGCAGAAAGAGCAAGAAATAATGACTGTGTAG
- the gatC gene encoding Asp-tRNA(Asn)/Glu-tRNA(Gln) amidotransferase subunit GatC: MITKEEVKKIAKLARLKFEEDKVEEFSSRLSSIMDMIDILNEIDCTDVKPLTSVCDMQARMRPDEVTSKDHSNELFDNVQGASRQLAKEVKYFITPKVVE; encoded by the coding sequence ATGATTACAAAAGAAGAAGTAAAAAAAATAGCAAAGCTTGCAAGGCTTAAATTTGAGGAAGATAAGGTAGAGGAATTCTCTAGCAGGCTTAGCTCTATAATGGATATGATCGATATTCTAAATGAAATAGATTGCACCGATGTTAAGCCTTTAACTTCTGTTTGTGATATGCAAGCAAGAATGCGACCTGATGAAGTTACAAGCAAAGACCATTCAAATGAATTATTTGATAATGTTCAAGGTGCTAGCCGGCAGCTTGCTAAAGAAGTGAAATATTTTATTACTCCAAAGGTTGTTGAATAA
- the gatA gene encoding Asp-tRNA(Asn)/Glu-tRNA(Gln) amidotransferase subunit GatA, producing the protein MTELNKLSVADSLKGLKNKEFTSKELVNAHIKQIEKHKNLNAYVTETFDLALKQAEAADQNYAKNQPRTLEGIPFAAKDLFCTKGIRTTACSNILREFIPNYESGVTQNIFNKGGVMLGKTNMDEFAMGSANITSCFGNVISPLKANDDNADLVPGGSSGGSAAAVSGFMATAVLGSDTGGSVRQPASFTGLVGFKPTYGRCSRYGMVSFASSLDQAGIFTRSVLDSTIMLEAMMGFDERDSTSIKAEVPQLQPAIGSSIKGMKIGVPLSLGEGGIIEPDIMKMWHSTIELLKNAGAEIIDISLPHAKYGVAVYYVIAPAEASSNLSRYDGVRYGLRVEKENMSLDEMYEITRSSGFGDEVKRRIMIGTYVLSSSFMDAYYLKAQKVRRLVADDFNNAFAKVDAILLPSAPTEAFRIGEKQNDPTIMYLNDLFTIPASLAGLPCVSVPAGLSNRGLPLGMQVIGKQLDEYNVLRVASAIESGVKHIKFEPKGF; encoded by the coding sequence ATGACGGAATTAAATAAGTTAAGTGTAGCAGATAGCCTAAAAGGCTTAAAAAATAAAGAATTTACCAGCAAAGAATTAGTTAATGCTCATATTAAGCAAATAGAAAAACATAAAAACCTAAATGCTTATGTTACAGAGACTTTTGATTTAGCTTTAAAGCAAGCAGAAGCAGCTGATCAAAATTATGCCAAGAATCAGCCGAGAACTCTTGAGGGAATACCTTTCGCTGCTAAAGATCTTTTTTGTACAAAAGGGATTAGAACCACTGCTTGTTCTAATATATTAAGAGAGTTTATTCCTAATTACGAGTCAGGTGTTACGCAGAATATTTTTAATAAAGGCGGCGTGATGCTCGGCAAAACTAATATGGACGAGTTCGCTATGGGATCAGCAAATATTACTAGCTGTTTTGGTAATGTAATTAGCCCATTGAAAGCAAACGACGATAATGCCGATTTAGTTCCAGGTGGTTCCTCGGGCGGATCAGCTGCGGCAGTAAGCGGCTTTATGGCTACCGCTGTTCTTGGTAGTGATACAGGCGGTTCGGTGCGTCAGCCAGCAAGCTTTACCGGTTTAGTTGGGTTCAAGCCTACATATGGACGCTGCTCAAGATATGGTATGGTATCGTTTGCAAGCTCTCTTGATCAAGCTGGTATATTTACTAGAAGCGTTTTAGATAGCACTATTATGCTTGAAGCAATGATGGGTTTTGACGAAAGAGATTCTACTTCTATTAAGGCAGAAGTACCGCAATTACAACCTGCTATCGGAAGTTCTATAAAAGGCATGAAAATAGGCGTACCTCTAAGTCTTGGAGAGGGCGGAATTATCGAACCTGATATTATGAAGATGTGGCACTCTACTATAGAGCTGCTTAAAAATGCTGGTGCTGAAATAATCGATATTTCTCTGCCGCATGCTAAATATGGCGTTGCTGTTTATTATGTTATAGCACCTGCTGAAGCCTCTTCAAACTTATCTAGATATGACGGCGTAAGATACGGGCTTAGAGTAGAGAAAGAAAATATGAGCCTAGACGAGATGTATGAAATAACGAGATCGTCCGGTTTTGGTGATGAAGTAAAACGCCGTATCATGATCGGGACATATGTACTTTCTTCTAGCTTTATGGATGCATATTATTTAAAAGCACAAAAAGTGCGTAGGCTTGTTGCTGATGATTTTAATAATGCTTTTGCAAAAGTAGATGCTATTTTACTGCCATCTGCTCCAACAGAAGCATTTAGAATCGGTGAAAAACAAAATGATCCAACTATTATGTATTTAAATGATCTATTTACCATTCCTGCAAGTTTGGCAGGGCTGCCTTGTGTTTCAGTACCGGCAGGCTTATCAAACAGAGGGCTACCGCTTGGTATGCAAGTTATAGGTAAGCAATTAGACGAATATAATGTTTTAAGAGTAGCATCTGCTATAGAGTCAGGTGTTAAACATATTAAATTTGAGCCGAAAGGATTTTAA
- the gatB gene encoding Asp-tRNA(Asn)/Glu-tRNA(Gln) amidotransferase subunit GatB: MAYIEGSSGKWEYVIGLEIHAQISSKSKLFSGSGTTFTASPNSQVSYVDAAMPGMLPVLNEYCVHQAIKTGLGLKAKVNKYSVFDRKNYFYADLPQGYQISQFYYPIVQDGTMEIPTSTGELKTIRINRLHLEQDAGKSMHDQSPHYSFIDLNRAGIGLMEIVTEPDISSPDEAAEFVKKLRSLLRYVGSCDGDMEKGSMRCDANVSVRRKGEPLGTRCEIKNINSIRNIVRAIEFEAKRQVDLIENGESVIQETRLFNADSGETRTMRSKEEAADYRYFPDPDLLPVILSDELINELKASLPELPDQKIDKYITKFGLSKYDAEVIVADESAAKYFEEAANKCDPKLLANWLINELFGQLNKASTEISECKITPNDFAKLIKLIEDNTISGKIAKTVFEIMFETSKAADKIVEEQGLVQVSDSNVLNAVIDEVISENPDSVEGYRGGKDKLFGFFVGQVMKKTGGKANPGLVNELLKDKLG; this comes from the coding sequence ATGGCATATATTGAAGGTAGTAGCGGAAAATGGGAATATGTAATTGGGCTTGAAATTCATGCTCAAATTTCCTCAAAATCTAAGCTTTTTTCAGGCAGCGGTACAACATTTACAGCAAGCCCAAATTCACAAGTATCTTACGTTGATGCGGCAATGCCAGGTATGCTACCAGTGCTTAATGAGTATTGTGTTCATCAAGCGATTAAAACAGGTCTTGGACTTAAGGCAAAGGTAAATAAATATTCGGTATTTGACCGTAAAAATTATTTTTACGCTGATCTGCCGCAAGGTTACCAGATCTCTCAGTTTTATTATCCGATAGTGCAGGATGGTACTATGGAAATACCAACAAGTACTGGTGAGCTGAAAACTATCCGTATTAATCGCCTGCATTTAGAGCAAGATGCTGGCAAGTCTATGCATGATCAATCACCGCATTATAGCTTTATAGATTTAAACCGTGCAGGTATTGGACTTATGGAAATCGTAACTGAACCTGATATATCTTCACCCGATGAAGCAGCAGAGTTTGTTAAGAAGCTCAGAAGCTTGCTTCGTTATGTTGGTAGCTGTGATGGGGATATGGAAAAAGGTTCTATGCGTTGTGATGCTAATGTGTCGGTAAGACGCAAGGGAGAGCCGCTTGGGACGAGATGCGAAATTAAGAATATCAACTCAATACGTAATATTGTCAGAGCTATAGAGTTTGAAGCTAAAAGGCAAGTAGATTTGATTGAAAATGGTGAATCTGTAATTCAGGAAACACGTTTATTTAATGCTGATAGCGGTGAGACAAGAACTATGCGTTCGAAAGAAGAAGCAGCTGATTATCGCTATTTCCCTGATCCTGATTTATTGCCGGTTATTCTTTCTGATGAGCTGATAAATGAATTAAAAGCAAGCTTGCCTGAGCTACCGGATCAGAAAATAGATAAATATATAACCAAATTCGGTTTAAGCAAATATGATGCTGAAGTAATCGTAGCTGATGAGTCGGCTGCTAAATATTTCGAAGAAGCAGCAAATAAATGTGATCCTAAACTGCTTGCTAACTGGTTAATTAATGAATTGTTTGGACAGCTTAATAAAGCTTCGACCGAAATAAGCGAGTGTAAAATTACGCCTAACGATTTTGCAAAATTAATTAAATTGATAGAAGATAATACCATATCCGGTAAAATTGCTAAGACTGTTTTCGAAATTATGTTTGAAACCAGTAAAGCAGCTGATAAAATTGTAGAAGAACAAGGCTTAGTACAAGTTTCAGACTCTAATGTACTAAATGCTGTAATTGACGAAGTAATCAGCGAAAACCCTGATTCGGTTGAAGGATATAGAGGCGGTAAGGATAAATTATTCGGCTTTTTCGTTGGTCAAGTAATGAAAAAAACCGGCGGTAAGGCAAACCCTGGGCTTGTGAATGAGCTGTTGAAGGATAAGCTTGGTTAG
- a CDS encoding ABC transporter substrate-binding protein: protein MNFLKVLLLSLLLISCEKKEQEATLIVGTSADNPPYEFIQNGEIVGIDIDIINAIGERLNKRVIIKNFDFNGLLAALVSENIDIAVAELSVTPERAEYISFSDNYATAKFAVLYRLEDNVQSIGDLDNKIIGVQLGSVLEKKAEELSKTMNIKVHSLANSLMLVEELKAKVVDVIISEEFQNKKLQEANPNLASYTLEEFSSEFALGLSKHSGLIKEINEAIDSLKKDGTINKIMKKWLGQ, encoded by the coding sequence ATGAATTTTCTTAAAGTACTTTTATTATCTTTATTATTAATTTCTTGTGAAAAAAAAGAGCAAGAAGCAACTTTAATCGTTGGAACTTCAGCAGACAATCCACCCTATGAATTTATTCAAAATGGTGAAATTGTTGGGATTGATATAGATATTATCAACGCAATAGGCGAGCGTTTAAATAAAAGAGTCATTATAAAAAACTTTGACTTTAATGGCTTACTTGCAGCTTTGGTAAGCGAAAATATCGATATTGCAGTTGCAGAACTTTCAGTAACACCAGAACGTGCGGAATATATCAGCTTTTCCGATAATTATGCTACAGCAAAATTTGCTGTATTATACAGGTTAGAGGACAATGTACAAAGTATTGGTGATTTAGATAACAAAATAATTGGTGTGCAATTAGGTAGTGTATTAGAAAAAAAAGCTGAAGAGCTTTCTAAAACAATGAATATTAAAGTTCATTCCTTAGCAAATAGTTTAATGTTAGTTGAAGAATTAAAAGCTAAAGTCGTAGATGTTATTATTTCCGAAGAGTTTCAAAATAAAAAGTTACAAGAAGCAAATCCAAATTTAGCAAGTTATACTTTAGAGGAATTTTCTTCGGAATTTGCTTTAGGCTTGTCTAAACATTCAGGGTTAATTAAAGAAATTAATGAAGCAATAGATTCATTGAAAAAAGATGGTACTATCAATAAAATTATGAAGAAATGGCTGGGACAGTAA